A DNA window from Candidatus Liberimonas magnetica contains the following coding sequences:
- a CDS encoding transposase: MTYRRFTKEQKQQIVEEALSGEMSKTAVARKHTISPTLLTRWIDAHQRGRFNNTPVNEAGYQEKIARLEQMVGRQAMEIEFLKKAQEYARQLQKTKERLSKSTNTSLKQREGGAN, translated from the coding sequence ATGACATACAGACGGTTTACAAAAGAACAAAAGCAGCAGATAGTAGAAGAAGCATTAAGCGGTGAAATGAGCAAGACAGCCGTAGCGCGCAAGCACACGATTTCACCGACATTGTTAACCCGGTGGATAGATGCCCATCAAAGAGGACGGTTCAACAACACACCGGTTAATGAAGCTGGATATCAGGAAAAGATAGCCAGGCTTGAGCAGATGGTCGGGCGTCAGGCCATGGAGATAGAGTTTTTAAAAAAAGCTCAAGAATATGCCCGACAACTGCAAAAGACAAAAGAGCGTTTATCAAAGAGCACCAATACTTCGTTGAAACAACGCGAAGGGGGTGCGAATTGA
- a CDS encoding putative DNA binding domain-containing protein, whose product MALPINIDELINGQAVESERIEFKEGWNPEAILHSLCAFANDLNNWGGGYIIIGIKCNKGKPILPPVGLSPEQIDSYQRKLLELCHRITPHYFPVSSVEKYDGKNILVLWAHGGETRPYKAPKTLAKKSEQIYFVRRFASTVKANQSEQNQLYTLATKVPFDDRINQDASIEEFSPHLIKAFLKEAGSDLLSIMDSMSLKELCTQMQIARGSKEFFRPINAGLLLFTNNPEKYFRDTRIEVVEYQDEIGDKFTEKIFTGPIHSQLREALQYIKNIVVKEEVRKIPDQAKAMRFFNYPYTAIEESLANAVYHKSYDERNPIEVNVRHDKIEILSFLGPVPPIDNKALKKKTLIAHMYRNRRIGDFLKEIDLTEGRSTGFPKIRQAMKFNGSPQPIFETNKTRDYFLTILPIHPKFKTKAKLASGPSEQVSEQVSEQVLKILEYCDVPRKKQEILEHLGLSSVFMNYKRHILPLIEKSLLELTIPDKPQSSKQKYKTTEKGLAYIKK is encoded by the coding sequence ATGGCATTACCTATAAATATTGACGAATTAATAAATGGGCAAGCTGTTGAATCCGAAAGAATTGAGTTCAAGGAAGGCTGGAATCCTGAAGCCATACTTCACTCGCTCTGTGCCTTTGCCAATGATTTAAATAATTGGGGCGGGGGATATATAATTATTGGCATAAAATGTAATAAGGGTAAGCCTATCCTGCCGCCTGTAGGATTAAGTCCAGAACAAATTGATTCTTACCAAAGAAAGCTTCTTGAGCTTTGCCATAGAATTACTCCACACTATTTTCCTGTTTCTTCGGTTGAAAAATATGATGGTAAAAATATTCTGGTTTTGTGGGCTCACGGAGGCGAAACAAGGCCTTATAAAGCCCCAAAAACGCTTGCAAAGAAATCAGAGCAAATATATTTTGTGAGAAGATTTGCCTCAACAGTAAAGGCAAATCAGTCTGAGCAAAACCAGCTCTATACTCTGGCTACGAAAGTACCGTTTGATGACAGAATTAATCAGGATGCTTCAATAGAAGAGTTCAGTCCGCACCTTATTAAGGCATTCCTGAAAGAAGCAGGCAGCGATTTGCTTTCAATAATGGATTCTATGTCCTTGAAAGAATTATGTACTCAAATGCAGATTGCCCGTGGCTCAAAGGAATTCTTTAGGCCTATCAACGCGGGACTTCTTCTTTTTACCAATAATCCTGAAAAATATTTTAGAGATACACGGATTGAAGTTGTTGAATATCAGGACGAAATAGGCGACAAGTTTACTGAAAAAATATTCACAGGCCCTATCCATAGCCAGCTTAGAGAAGCGCTCCAATATATTAAAAACATAGTTGTTAAAGAAGAAGTAAGAAAGATTCCTGATCAAGCAAAAGCAATGAGGTTTTTTAATTATCCTTATACAGCGATTGAAGAATCTCTTGCCAATGCGGTATATCATAAAAGTTATGATGAAAGAAATCCTATAGAGGTTAATGTTCGGCACGATAAGATTGAAATATTATCTTTTCTCGGGCCTGTCCCTCCCATAGACAATAAAGCCCTTAAGAAGAAAACACTAATTGCTCATATGTATCGCAATAGGCGCATAGGAGATTTTCTTAAAGAGATAGATTTAACTGAAGGCAGAAGCACCGGTTTTCCTAAAATACGCCAGGCAATGAAGTTCAACGGCTCACCACAGCCGATTTTTGAAACCAATAAAACCCGAGATTATTTTTTAACAATACTGCCGATACATCCAAAGTTTAAGACTAAAGCAAAACTTGCATCTGGTCCAAGTGAGCAAGTCAGTGAGCAAGTCAGTGAGCAAGTCTTAAAAATACTTGAGTACTGCGATGTGCCCAGGAAGAAGCAGGAAATACTAGAACATCTTGGTTTAAGCAGTGTGTTTATGAATTACAAAAGACATATATTACCTTTAATAGAAAAAAGTCTGCTTGAACTTACAATACCAGACAAGCCTCAGAGCAGTAAACAGAAATATAAAACAACAGAAAAAGGATTGGCATATATAAAAAAGTAA
- a CDS encoding DUF4297 domain-containing protein, which yields MQDNPINKYNHADPGDNVQMCFRYQQGYGVVLLLGSFSGKLPYKSIWCEHYEDFLGERNDGKYDAYQIKTKKPELGAWKLNDKDLLKSIKRFSELEQLASERINAFKFVSNADYYNSLQKIEQCPVKFLEACQKSSGEDSIQTPFKQAFSSMSRKVNCPKELLFRTLKKTDLLKGPGKETFDDEICVTHMESVDALKGCIIYERNKIKDKLIDLIYKASSLHLSDPNKHWIPLNNVPNIDPKLSAKKILIATVALIIEEERITPPFRYLQGSTQIRIGKFKKHESILAKKLTRGGLEIDLESFMQRSLAAEKNLIELGYRNSQNAKEVIDHIAKFVKYECNDSYRLYYDENNIFGPAMYKDIINRIREIASKKSEKVYGLDYECLIGIAGLLTSECHIWWSKKFNLKEEDNVV from the coding sequence ATGCAAGATAATCCTATCAATAAATATAATCACGCTGACCCGGGCGATAATGTGCAAATGTGTTTTCGATATCAGCAAGGTTATGGGGTTGTCTTGTTGCTTGGTAGCTTTTCAGGAAAACTTCCTTATAAATCCATATGGTGTGAGCACTATGAGGATTTTCTTGGAGAAAGAAATGATGGAAAATATGATGCGTACCAAATAAAAACAAAAAAACCGGAATTGGGGGCTTGGAAATTAAATGATAAAGATTTGCTAAAATCTATAAAAAGATTTTCCGAGCTTGAGCAATTAGCGTCAGAACGAATTAATGCATTTAAGTTTGTTTCTAACGCTGATTATTATAATTCACTTCAAAAAATTGAACAATGTCCAGTCAAATTCCTGGAAGCTTGTCAAAAAAGTAGTGGTGAGGATAGTATTCAAACACCTTTTAAACAAGCTTTTTCAAGTATGTCAAGAAAAGTTAATTGTCCAAAAGAGCTTTTGTTCCGAACCTTAAAAAAGACTGATTTACTCAAGGGGCCAGGGAAAGAGACATTTGATGATGAAATTTGTGTTACCCATATGGAGAGTGTAGATGCTTTAAAGGGATGTATTATTTACGAACGTAATAAAATCAAAGATAAACTAATCGATTTGATTTATAAAGCATCATCCCTTCATCTTTCAGACCCTAATAAACATTGGATTCCTCTAAATAATGTACCAAACATTGATCCAAAGTTGTCAGCAAAAAAAATATTGATTGCGACGGTGGCACTAATTATTGAAGAAGAAAGAATAACACCACCCTTTCGCTACTTGCAAGGAAGTACTCAAATTAGAATAGGCAAATTTAAAAAACATGAATCAATATTAGCGAAAAAATTGACTCGTGGCGGATTAGAGATAGATTTGGAGTCATTTATGCAACGTTCGTTGGCCGCTGAAAAAAACTTGATTGAATTAGGATATCGGAATTCACAAAATGCTAAAGAGGTGATCGATCATATAGCGAAATTTGTTAAATATGAATGTAATGATTCTTATAGGTTGTATTATGATGAAAATAATATATTTGGACCGGCTATGTATAAGGATATAATTAATAGAATTAGAGAGATAGCCAGTAAAAAGTCTGAGAAAGTATATGGATTGGATTATGAATGTCTAATAGGGATAGCTGGATTGCTGACATCTGAGTGTCATATATGGTGGAGTAAAAAATTTAATCTTAAAGAGGAAGACAATGTTGTCTAG